Proteins co-encoded in one Pongo pygmaeus isolate AG05252 chromosome 23, NHGRI_mPonPyg2-v2.0_pri, whole genome shotgun sequence genomic window:
- the EIF4ENIF1 gene encoding eukaryotic translation initiation factor 4E transporter isoform X3, with product MLLFRPAPLQPPHIRARGGEGGAGARVQSVVDQGAMDRRSVGETENGDAFLDLKKPPVSKCPHRYTKEELLDIKELPQSRQRPSCLSEKYDSDGVWDPEKWHASLYPASGRSSPVESLKKELDTDRPSLVRRIVDPRERVKEDDLDVVLSPQRRSFGGGCHVTAAVSSRRSGSPLEKDSDGLRLLGGRRIGSGRIISARTFEKDHRLSDKDLRDLRDRDRERDFKDKRFRREFGDSKRVFGERRRNDSYTEEEPEWFSAGPTSQSETIELTGFDDKILEEDHKGRKRTRRRTASVKEGIVECNGGVAEEDEVEVILAQEPAADQEVPRDAVLPEQSPGDFDFNEFFNLDKVPCLASMIEDVLGEGSVSASRFSRWFSNPSRSGSRSSSLGSTPHEELERLAGLEQAILSPGQNSGNYFAPIPLEDHAENKVDILEMLQKAKVDLKPLLSSLSANKEKLKESSHSGVVLSVEEVEAGLKGLKVDQQVKNSTPFMAEHLEETLSAVTNNRQLKKDGDMTAFNKLVSTMKASGTLPSQPKVSRNLESHLMSPAEIPGQPVPKNILQELLGQPVQRPASSNLLSGLMGSLEPTTSLLGQRAPSPPLSQVFQTRAASADYLRPRIPSPIGFTPGPQQLLGDPFQGMRKPMSPITAQQMSQLELQQAALEGLALPHDLAVQAANFYQPGFGKPQVDRTRDGFRNRQQRVTKSPAPVHRGNSSSPAPAASITSMLSPSFTPTSVIRKMYESKEKSKEEPASGKAALGDSKEDTQKASEENLLSSSSVPNADRDSSPTTNPKLSALQRSSCSTPLSQTNRYTKEQDYRPKATGRKTPTLASPVPTTPFLRPVHQVPLVPHVPMVRPAHQLHPGLVQRMLAQGVHPQHLPSLLQTGVLPPGMDLTHLQGISGPILGQPFYPLPAASHPLLNPRPGTPLHLAMVQQQLQRSVLHPPGSGSQAAAVSVQTTPQNMPSRSGLPHMHSQLEHRPSQRSSSPVGLAKWFGSDVLQQPLPSMPAKVISVDELEYRQ from the exons TGATGGTGTCTGGGACCCTGAGAAGTGGCATGCCTCTCTCTACCCAGCTTCAGGGCGGAGCTCACCAGTGGAAAGTCTGAAGAAAGAGTTGGATACAGACCGGCCTTCCCTGGTGCGCAGGATAGTAG ATCCACGAGAGCGTGTGAAAGAAGATGACTTAGATGTCGTTCTCAGCCCTCAGAGACGGAGCTTTGGAGGGGGCTGCCACGTGACAGCTGCTGTTAGCTCCCGGCGCTCAGGAAGTCCATTAGAGAAAGATAGTGATGGGCTTCGTCTGCTTGGTGGACGTAGGATTGGCAGTGGGAGGATAATCTCTGCCCGGACCTTTGAGAAGGATCACCGTCTTAGCGATAAGGACCTGCGGGACTTGAGAGACAGAGACCGAGAGAGGGACTTCAAGGACAAGCGTTTCagg AGAGAGTTTGGAGATAGTAAGCGTGTCTTTGGTGAGCGTAGAAGAAATGATTCTTACACAGAAGAAGAACCAGAATGGTTCTCTGCTGGACCCACAAGTCAGTCTGAAACCATCGAACTGACTGGCTTTGATGATAAGATACTAGAAGAAGATcacaaagggagaaaaagaacaaGGCGACGGACAGCCTCTGTGAAGGAAG GTatagtagagtgtaatggaggaGTGGCCGAAGAGGATGAAGTGGAGGTCATCCTTGCACAGGAGCCTGCGGCTGATCAGGAAGTGCCAAGGGATGCCGTCTTGCCTGAGCAGTCCCCAGGAGACTTTGACTTTAATGAGTTCTTTAACCTTGATAAGGTGCCATGCTTGGCTTCG ATGATTGAAGATGTTTTGGGAGAAGGGTCAGTCTCTGCCAGTCGGTTCAGTAGGTGGTTCTCTAACCCGAGCAGATCAGGAAGCCGATCCAGCAGTCTTGGGTCAACACCACATGAAGAGCTAGAGAGACTTGCAG GTCTGGAGCAAGCCATCCTCTCTCCTGGACAGAACTCGGGGAATTACTTTGCTCCTATACCATTGGAAGACCATGCTGAAAATAAAGTGGATATTTTAGAAATGCTACAGAAAGCCAAAGTGGATTTGAAACCTCTTCTTTCCAGCCTTTctgcaaataaagaaaaacttaaagaaaGCT CACATTCAGGGGTTGTGCTTTCAGTGGAGGAGGTAGAAGCAGGTCTGAAGGGCTTGAAGGTTGACCAGCAAGTGAAGAATTCAACTCCCTTCATGGCAGAACACCTAGAAGAGACCTTGAGTGCTGTAACCAACAATCGACAACTCAAGAAAGACGGAGACATGACTGCGTTCAACAAGCTAGTGAGCACAATGAAGGCAAGTGGGACTTTGCCTTCTCAGCCCAAAGTCAGC CGAAACCTTGAAAGCCATTTGATGTCCCCTGCTGAGATTCCAGGCCAGCCTGTCCCTAAGAACATCCTGCAG GAACTTCTGGGTCAACCAGTTCAGAGACCTGCTTCTTCCAATCTTCTGAGTGGCCTTATGGGGAGCTTGGAGCCTACAACATCTTTACTGGGCCAAAGAGCACCCTCTCCTCCCTTGTCACAGGTGTTTCAAACTCGAGCAGCCTCAGCTGACTACCTTCGCCCAAGAATACCATCACCAATTG GTTTCACACCAGGACCACAGCAGCTACTCGGAGATCCATTCCAAGGCATGCGCAAACCCATGAGCCCCATCACGGCCCAG CAGATGAGCCAGCTGGAGTTGCAACAGGCAGCTTTAGAAGGGCTGGCCTTGCCACATGACCTTGCTGTACAGGCAGCAAACTTCTACCAGCCTGGTTTTGGCAAACCACAGGTGGACAGAACCAGAGATGGATTCAGAAACAG GCAACAGCGAGTGACCAAGTCACCAGCACCAGTGCATCGAGGGAATTCCTCTTCCCCTGCCCCTGCTGCCTCCATCACAAGCATG CTTTCTCCTTCCTTTACCCCTACCTCAGTGATTCGTAAGATGTACGAGAGCAAAGAGAAAAGCAAGGAGGAGCCAGCATCTGGAAAAGCAGCTCTTGGTGACAGTAAAGAGGATACTCAGAAGGCCAGTGAAG AAAACCTCCTGTCATCCAGCTCTGTACCCAATGCCGATCGAGACTCGTCTCCCACTACAAATCCAAAACTGTCAGCATTACAGAGGTCTTCGTGTTCCACCCCACTGTCCCAGACCAACCGTTACACCAAAGAACAAGATTATCGACCTAAAGCAACTGGGAGAAAAACACCTACCTTGGCATCCCCAGTTCCTACAACACCTTTTCTCCGCCCTGTCCACCAAGTTCCCCTTGTCCCCCATGTCCCTATGGTTAGGCCTGCTCACCAGCTTCACCCAGGGTTGGTACAGAGGATGCTGGCCCAGGGAGTACATCCACAGCATCTTCCAAGTTTGCTCCAAACTG GTGTGCTTCCTCCTGGGATGGACTTGACTCACTTACAGGGAATATCTGGCCCCATCCTGGGTCAGCCCTTTTACCCTTTACCTGCTGCTAGTCACCCTCTCTTAAACCCTCGTCCTGGAACACCTCTGCATCTGGCAATGGTGCAACAGCAGCTACAGCGCTCAG TTCTGCATCCTCCAGGCTCTGGTTCCCAGGCAGCAGCTGTCAGCGTTCAGACAACCCCTCAGAACATGCCCAGCCGGTCAGGCCTGCCCCACATGCACTCCCAGCTGGAGCATCGCCCCAGCCAGAGGAGCAGCTCCCCTGTGGGCCTTGCCAAATGGTTTGGCTCAGATGTGCTACAGCAACCCCTGCCCTCCATGCCCGCCAAAGTTATCAGTGTAGATGAATTGGAATACCGACAGTGA
- the EIF4ENIF1 gene encoding eukaryotic translation initiation factor 4E transporter isoform X1 has translation MATGAAGRARGARAPSPVPDRWITRGSWRRPLVQSVVDQGAMDRRSVGETENGDAFLDLKKPPVSKCPHRYTKEELLDIKELPQSRQRPSCLSEKYDSDGVWDPEKWHASLYPASGRSSPVESLKKELDTDRPSLVRRIVDPRERVKEDDLDVVLSPQRRSFGGGCHVTAAVSSRRSGSPLEKDSDGLRLLGGRRIGSGRIISARTFEKDHRLSDKDLRDLRDRDRERDFKDKRFRREFGDSKRVFGERRRNDSYTEEEPEWFSAGPTSQSETIELTGFDDKILEEDHKGRKRTRRRTASVKEGIVECNGGVAEEDEVEVILAQEPAADQEVPRDAVLPEQSPGDFDFNEFFNLDKVPCLASMIEDVLGEGSVSASRFSRWFSNPSRSGSRSSSLGSTPHEELERLAGLEQAILSPGQNSGNYFAPIPLEDHAENKVDILEMLQKAKVDLKPLLSSLSANKEKLKESSHSGVVLSVEEVEAGLKGLKVDQQVKNSTPFMAEHLEETLSAVTNNRQLKKDGDMTAFNKLVSTMKASGTLPSQPKVSRNLESHLMSPAEIPGQPVPKNILQELLGQPVQRPASSNLLSGLMGSLEPTTSLLGQRAPSPPLSQVFQTRAASADYLRPRIPSPIGFTPGPQQLLGDPFQGMRKPMSPITAQQMSQLELQQAALEGLALPHDLAVQAANFYQPGFGKPQVDRTRDGFRNRQQRVTKSPAPVHRGNSSSPAPAASITSMLSPSFTPTSVIRKMYESKEKSKEEPASGKAALGDSKEDTQKASEENLLSSSSVPNADRDSSPTTNPKLSALQRSSCSTPLSQTNRYTKEQDYRPKATGRKTPTLASPVPTTPFLRPVHQVPLVPHVPMVRPAHQLHPGLVQRMLAQGVHPQHLPSLLQTGVLPPGMDLTHLQGISGPILGQPFYPLPAASHPLLNPRPGTPLHLAMVQQQLQRSVLHPPGSGSQAAAVSVQTTPQNMPSRSGLPHMHSQLEHRPSQRSSSPVGLAKWFGSDVLQQPLPSMPAKVISVDELEYRQ, from the exons TGATGGTGTCTGGGACCCTGAGAAGTGGCATGCCTCTCTCTACCCAGCTTCAGGGCGGAGCTCACCAGTGGAAAGTCTGAAGAAAGAGTTGGATACAGACCGGCCTTCCCTGGTGCGCAGGATAGTAG ATCCACGAGAGCGTGTGAAAGAAGATGACTTAGATGTCGTTCTCAGCCCTCAGAGACGGAGCTTTGGAGGGGGCTGCCACGTGACAGCTGCTGTTAGCTCCCGGCGCTCAGGAAGTCCATTAGAGAAAGATAGTGATGGGCTTCGTCTGCTTGGTGGACGTAGGATTGGCAGTGGGAGGATAATCTCTGCCCGGACCTTTGAGAAGGATCACCGTCTTAGCGATAAGGACCTGCGGGACTTGAGAGACAGAGACCGAGAGAGGGACTTCAAGGACAAGCGTTTCagg AGAGAGTTTGGAGATAGTAAGCGTGTCTTTGGTGAGCGTAGAAGAAATGATTCTTACACAGAAGAAGAACCAGAATGGTTCTCTGCTGGACCCACAAGTCAGTCTGAAACCATCGAACTGACTGGCTTTGATGATAAGATACTAGAAGAAGATcacaaagggagaaaaagaacaaGGCGACGGACAGCCTCTGTGAAGGAAG GTatagtagagtgtaatggaggaGTGGCCGAAGAGGATGAAGTGGAGGTCATCCTTGCACAGGAGCCTGCGGCTGATCAGGAAGTGCCAAGGGATGCCGTCTTGCCTGAGCAGTCCCCAGGAGACTTTGACTTTAATGAGTTCTTTAACCTTGATAAGGTGCCATGCTTGGCTTCG ATGATTGAAGATGTTTTGGGAGAAGGGTCAGTCTCTGCCAGTCGGTTCAGTAGGTGGTTCTCTAACCCGAGCAGATCAGGAAGCCGATCCAGCAGTCTTGGGTCAACACCACATGAAGAGCTAGAGAGACTTGCAG GTCTGGAGCAAGCCATCCTCTCTCCTGGACAGAACTCGGGGAATTACTTTGCTCCTATACCATTGGAAGACCATGCTGAAAATAAAGTGGATATTTTAGAAATGCTACAGAAAGCCAAAGTGGATTTGAAACCTCTTCTTTCCAGCCTTTctgcaaataaagaaaaacttaaagaaaGCT CACATTCAGGGGTTGTGCTTTCAGTGGAGGAGGTAGAAGCAGGTCTGAAGGGCTTGAAGGTTGACCAGCAAGTGAAGAATTCAACTCCCTTCATGGCAGAACACCTAGAAGAGACCTTGAGTGCTGTAACCAACAATCGACAACTCAAGAAAGACGGAGACATGACTGCGTTCAACAAGCTAGTGAGCACAATGAAGGCAAGTGGGACTTTGCCTTCTCAGCCCAAAGTCAGC CGAAACCTTGAAAGCCATTTGATGTCCCCTGCTGAGATTCCAGGCCAGCCTGTCCCTAAGAACATCCTGCAG GAACTTCTGGGTCAACCAGTTCAGAGACCTGCTTCTTCCAATCTTCTGAGTGGCCTTATGGGGAGCTTGGAGCCTACAACATCTTTACTGGGCCAAAGAGCACCCTCTCCTCCCTTGTCACAGGTGTTTCAAACTCGAGCAGCCTCAGCTGACTACCTTCGCCCAAGAATACCATCACCAATTG GTTTCACACCAGGACCACAGCAGCTACTCGGAGATCCATTCCAAGGCATGCGCAAACCCATGAGCCCCATCACGGCCCAG CAGATGAGCCAGCTGGAGTTGCAACAGGCAGCTTTAGAAGGGCTGGCCTTGCCACATGACCTTGCTGTACAGGCAGCAAACTTCTACCAGCCTGGTTTTGGCAAACCACAGGTGGACAGAACCAGAGATGGATTCAGAAACAG GCAACAGCGAGTGACCAAGTCACCAGCACCAGTGCATCGAGGGAATTCCTCTTCCCCTGCCCCTGCTGCCTCCATCACAAGCATG CTTTCTCCTTCCTTTACCCCTACCTCAGTGATTCGTAAGATGTACGAGAGCAAAGAGAAAAGCAAGGAGGAGCCAGCATCTGGAAAAGCAGCTCTTGGTGACAGTAAAGAGGATACTCAGAAGGCCAGTGAAG AAAACCTCCTGTCATCCAGCTCTGTACCCAATGCCGATCGAGACTCGTCTCCCACTACAAATCCAAAACTGTCAGCATTACAGAGGTCTTCGTGTTCCACCCCACTGTCCCAGACCAACCGTTACACCAAAGAACAAGATTATCGACCTAAAGCAACTGGGAGAAAAACACCTACCTTGGCATCCCCAGTTCCTACAACACCTTTTCTCCGCCCTGTCCACCAAGTTCCCCTTGTCCCCCATGTCCCTATGGTTAGGCCTGCTCACCAGCTTCACCCAGGGTTGGTACAGAGGATGCTGGCCCAGGGAGTACATCCACAGCATCTTCCAAGTTTGCTCCAAACTG GTGTGCTTCCTCCTGGGATGGACTTGACTCACTTACAGGGAATATCTGGCCCCATCCTGGGTCAGCCCTTTTACCCTTTACCTGCTGCTAGTCACCCTCTCTTAAACCCTCGTCCTGGAACACCTCTGCATCTGGCAATGGTGCAACAGCAGCTACAGCGCTCAG TTCTGCATCCTCCAGGCTCTGGTTCCCAGGCAGCAGCTGTCAGCGTTCAGACAACCCCTCAGAACATGCCCAGCCGGTCAGGCCTGCCCCACATGCACTCCCAGCTGGAGCATCGCCCCAGCCAGAGGAGCAGCTCCCCTGTGGGCCTTGCCAAATGGTTTGGCTCAGATGTGCTACAGCAACCCCTGCCCTCCATGCCCGCCAAAGTTATCAGTGTAGATGAATTGGAATACCGACAGTGA
- the EIF4ENIF1 gene encoding eukaryotic translation initiation factor 4E transporter isoform X2: protein MATGAAGRARGARAPSPVPDRWITRGSWRRPLVQSVVDQGAMDRRSVGETENGDAFLDLKKPPVSKCPHRYTKEELLDIKELPQSRQRPSCLSEKYDSDGVWDPEKWHASLYPASGRSSPVESLKKELDTDRPSLVRRIVDPRERVKEDDLDVVLSPQRRSFGGGCHVTAAVSSRRSGSPLEKDSDGLRLLGGRRIGSGRIISARTFEKDHRLSDKDLRDLRDRDRERDFKDKRFRREFGDSKRVFGERRRNDSYTEEEPEWFSAGPTSQSETIELTGFDDKILEEDHKGRKRTRRRTASVKEGIVECNGGVAEEDEVEVILAQEPAADQEVPRDAVLPEQSPGDFDFNEFFNLDKVPCLASMIEDVLGEGSVSASRFSRWFSNPSRSGSRSSSLGSTPHEELERLAGLEQAILSPGQNSGNYFAPIPLEDHAENKVDILEMLQKAKVDLKPLLSSLSANKEKLKESSHSGVVLSVEEVEAGLKGLKVDQQVKNSTPFMAEHLEETLSAVTNNRQLKKDGDMTAFNKLVSTMKASGTLPSQPKVSRNLESHLMSPAEIPGQPVPKNILQELLGQPVQRPASSNLLSGLMGSLEPTTSLLGQRAPSPPLSQVFQTRAASADYLRPRIPSPIGFTPGPQQLLGDPFQGMRKPMSPITAQMSQLELQQAALEGLALPHDLAVQAANFYQPGFGKPQVDRTRDGFRNRQQRVTKSPAPVHRGNSSSPAPAASITSMLSPSFTPTSVIRKMYESKEKSKEEPASGKAALGDSKEDTQKASEENLLSSSSVPNADRDSSPTTNPKLSALQRSSCSTPLSQTNRYTKEQDYRPKATGRKTPTLASPVPTTPFLRPVHQVPLVPHVPMVRPAHQLHPGLVQRMLAQGVHPQHLPSLLQTGVLPPGMDLTHLQGISGPILGQPFYPLPAASHPLLNPRPGTPLHLAMVQQQLQRSVLHPPGSGSQAAAVSVQTTPQNMPSRSGLPHMHSQLEHRPSQRSSSPVGLAKWFGSDVLQQPLPSMPAKVISVDELEYRQ, encoded by the exons TGATGGTGTCTGGGACCCTGAGAAGTGGCATGCCTCTCTCTACCCAGCTTCAGGGCGGAGCTCACCAGTGGAAAGTCTGAAGAAAGAGTTGGATACAGACCGGCCTTCCCTGGTGCGCAGGATAGTAG ATCCACGAGAGCGTGTGAAAGAAGATGACTTAGATGTCGTTCTCAGCCCTCAGAGACGGAGCTTTGGAGGGGGCTGCCACGTGACAGCTGCTGTTAGCTCCCGGCGCTCAGGAAGTCCATTAGAGAAAGATAGTGATGGGCTTCGTCTGCTTGGTGGACGTAGGATTGGCAGTGGGAGGATAATCTCTGCCCGGACCTTTGAGAAGGATCACCGTCTTAGCGATAAGGACCTGCGGGACTTGAGAGACAGAGACCGAGAGAGGGACTTCAAGGACAAGCGTTTCagg AGAGAGTTTGGAGATAGTAAGCGTGTCTTTGGTGAGCGTAGAAGAAATGATTCTTACACAGAAGAAGAACCAGAATGGTTCTCTGCTGGACCCACAAGTCAGTCTGAAACCATCGAACTGACTGGCTTTGATGATAAGATACTAGAAGAAGATcacaaagggagaaaaagaacaaGGCGACGGACAGCCTCTGTGAAGGAAG GTatagtagagtgtaatggaggaGTGGCCGAAGAGGATGAAGTGGAGGTCATCCTTGCACAGGAGCCTGCGGCTGATCAGGAAGTGCCAAGGGATGCCGTCTTGCCTGAGCAGTCCCCAGGAGACTTTGACTTTAATGAGTTCTTTAACCTTGATAAGGTGCCATGCTTGGCTTCG ATGATTGAAGATGTTTTGGGAGAAGGGTCAGTCTCTGCCAGTCGGTTCAGTAGGTGGTTCTCTAACCCGAGCAGATCAGGAAGCCGATCCAGCAGTCTTGGGTCAACACCACATGAAGAGCTAGAGAGACTTGCAG GTCTGGAGCAAGCCATCCTCTCTCCTGGACAGAACTCGGGGAATTACTTTGCTCCTATACCATTGGAAGACCATGCTGAAAATAAAGTGGATATTTTAGAAATGCTACAGAAAGCCAAAGTGGATTTGAAACCTCTTCTTTCCAGCCTTTctgcaaataaagaaaaacttaaagaaaGCT CACATTCAGGGGTTGTGCTTTCAGTGGAGGAGGTAGAAGCAGGTCTGAAGGGCTTGAAGGTTGACCAGCAAGTGAAGAATTCAACTCCCTTCATGGCAGAACACCTAGAAGAGACCTTGAGTGCTGTAACCAACAATCGACAACTCAAGAAAGACGGAGACATGACTGCGTTCAACAAGCTAGTGAGCACAATGAAGGCAAGTGGGACTTTGCCTTCTCAGCCCAAAGTCAGC CGAAACCTTGAAAGCCATTTGATGTCCCCTGCTGAGATTCCAGGCCAGCCTGTCCCTAAGAACATCCTGCAG GAACTTCTGGGTCAACCAGTTCAGAGACCTGCTTCTTCCAATCTTCTGAGTGGCCTTATGGGGAGCTTGGAGCCTACAACATCTTTACTGGGCCAAAGAGCACCCTCTCCTCCCTTGTCACAGGTGTTTCAAACTCGAGCAGCCTCAGCTGACTACCTTCGCCCAAGAATACCATCACCAATTG GTTTCACACCAGGACCACAGCAGCTACTCGGAGATCCATTCCAAGGCATGCGCAAACCCATGAGCCCCATCACGGCCCAG ATGAGCCAGCTGGAGTTGCAACAGGCAGCTTTAGAAGGGCTGGCCTTGCCACATGACCTTGCTGTACAGGCAGCAAACTTCTACCAGCCTGGTTTTGGCAAACCACAGGTGGACAGAACCAGAGATGGATTCAGAAACAG GCAACAGCGAGTGACCAAGTCACCAGCACCAGTGCATCGAGGGAATTCCTCTTCCCCTGCCCCTGCTGCCTCCATCACAAGCATG CTTTCTCCTTCCTTTACCCCTACCTCAGTGATTCGTAAGATGTACGAGAGCAAAGAGAAAAGCAAGGAGGAGCCAGCATCTGGAAAAGCAGCTCTTGGTGACAGTAAAGAGGATACTCAGAAGGCCAGTGAAG AAAACCTCCTGTCATCCAGCTCTGTACCCAATGCCGATCGAGACTCGTCTCCCACTACAAATCCAAAACTGTCAGCATTACAGAGGTCTTCGTGTTCCACCCCACTGTCCCAGACCAACCGTTACACCAAAGAACAAGATTATCGACCTAAAGCAACTGGGAGAAAAACACCTACCTTGGCATCCCCAGTTCCTACAACACCTTTTCTCCGCCCTGTCCACCAAGTTCCCCTTGTCCCCCATGTCCCTATGGTTAGGCCTGCTCACCAGCTTCACCCAGGGTTGGTACAGAGGATGCTGGCCCAGGGAGTACATCCACAGCATCTTCCAAGTTTGCTCCAAACTG GTGTGCTTCCTCCTGGGATGGACTTGACTCACTTACAGGGAATATCTGGCCCCATCCTGGGTCAGCCCTTTTACCCTTTACCTGCTGCTAGTCACCCTCTCTTAAACCCTCGTCCTGGAACACCTCTGCATCTGGCAATGGTGCAACAGCAGCTACAGCGCTCAG TTCTGCATCCTCCAGGCTCTGGTTCCCAGGCAGCAGCTGTCAGCGTTCAGACAACCCCTCAGAACATGCCCAGCCGGTCAGGCCTGCCCCACATGCACTCCCAGCTGGAGCATCGCCCCAGCCAGAGGAGCAGCTCCCCTGTGGGCCTTGCCAAATGGTTTGGCTCAGATGTGCTACAGCAACCCCTGCCCTCCATGCCCGCCAAAGTTATCAGTGTAGATGAATTGGAATACCGACAGTGA